A genomic region of Lytechinus pictus isolate F3 Inbred chromosome 2, Lp3.0, whole genome shotgun sequence contains the following coding sequences:
- the LOC129274867 gene encoding uncharacterized protein LOC129274867 — protein sequence MDPNRATTNYVSSIHPSHICILILSSFLLSAVEIGAKPIKPLNCSVTAIIDARSRDISNLEDCYLLDKSKMPIDVTDCVRENGMSHLCLSFGTGRGLAPQGLIACFSRYKSIIDKCRNDTSPFVGQLVDVKTMMRCRFRPSLVKVTTPKKFSFFF from the exons ATGGATCCGAATAGAGCTACAACAAATTATGTTTCCTCTATTCATCCAAGTCATATTTGTATCTTGATTCTCAGTAGCTTCTTGCTGTCGGCAGTGGAAATCG GTGCGAAACCCATCAAACCCCTAAACTGTTCGGTTACTGCTATCATCGATGCTAGAAGTC GAGATATATCAAACCTGGAAGATTGTTACCTGCTTGACAAGAGTAAGATGCCTATTGATGTGACAG ACTGTGTGCGGGAGAATGGAATGAGTCACCTCTGCCTATCGTTTGGTACCGGGAGAGGTTTGGCGCCTCAGGGTCTGATCGCCTGCTTCTCCAGATATAAGAGTATCATTGACAAATGTCGAAATG ATACGTCACCGTTCGTTGGTCAGCTGGTTGATGTCAAGACCATGATGCGATGTCGCTTTCGTCCTTCTTTAGTCAAGGTTACCACGCCCAAAAaattctcatttttcttttaa
- the LOC129274856 gene encoding protein unc-93 homolog A-like yields MSMALSIDFKGLDDSDHDNSRDHNILEGSPHEGKEELNMSHEERQTLLHGNDSSSSNAIYSSYSSSSSRLMPKHFSPARYWKNLIVISLACMFMFSAYSALANLQSSLHYSEGLGVASLCAIYIGVIISSLFAPLVIWVLKVKWTLVVCSVFYAIFSASNIYPAVYTLIPAAALLGLAASPFWTAIGTYLTTSAIQLADVQDGIPEPIINRFNGIFFCFFQSAQVWGNLISSLVLQNTSSSDTMSQCGRSSCGTGITFNITGNVEMAGEETLVLIIIYIILGLVATLIYIFLVDSIPKVNYKGTKTWKTHLSDHLVSTFQLMKTPYLFLLIPLMIYNGAEQAFISADFTKSFVSCTKGAGEVGYVMIGFGVADALSSIIFGQLEKYSGRIVIFLFGGVVHLALLIGFELWNPEHSATWQLVLFAVGWGIGDAVWQTQISSLVGVIFPESQEPAFANFRLWQAVGFAVTYALTIPSAICISHKIYGLMAFLSFSIICYIIEEYLISRPAPPWTD; encoded by the exons ATGTCAATGGCTCTTTCAATAGATTTCAAAGGATTAGACGACTCTGATCATGATAACTCGAGAGATCATAATATCCTGGAAGGGAGCCCACATGAAGGCAAAGAGGAGTTAAACATGAGTCACGAGGAAAGACAAACTTTGCTTCATGGAAATGATTCATCTTCCAGCAATGCCATCTATTCCAGTTACAGCTCAAGCAGCAGCAGGCTCATGCCAAAACATTTCAGCCCGGCTCGATATTGGAAAAACCTGATAGTTATAAGTCTTGCATGCATGTTTATGTTCAGTGCATACAGTGCCTTGGCAAACTTGCAGAGTAGTCTTCATTACAGTGAAGGACTTGGTGTAGCCTCTCTATGTGCTATTTATATTGGTGTTATCATATCCAGCTTGTTTGCACCTCTTGTGATCTGGGTATTGAAGGTGAAATGGACTCTGGTCGTCTGTAGCGTGTTTTATGCCATCTTCTCAGCAAGCAATATCTACCCTGCTGTCTATACCCTCATTCCCGCAGCGGCTTTACTTGGGTTGGCTGCATCCCCTTTCTGGACAGCTATTGGTACCTACCTTACAACATCGGCCATTCAGCTTGCTGATGTTCAGGATGGGATTCCGGAACCCATCATCAATCGTTTCAATGGcatcttcttctgcttcttccagTCCGCCCAGGTATGGGGTAACCTCATCTCCTCACTTGTGTTACAGAACACGTCTTCCTCTGATACAATGTCCCAATGCGGACGTTCCAGTTGTGGAACTGGCATCACCTTCAACATCACCGGCAATGTTGAGATGGCTGGGGAGGAAACACTAgtcctcatcatcatctataTCATCCTTGGTCTCGTAGCAACGCTCATCTACATTTTCCTTGTAGATAGTATCCCAAAGGTCAATTACAAAGGAACTAAAACATGGAAAACTCATCTATCTGATCACTTGGTTTCAACATTCCAGTTGATGAAGACCCCGTATCTCTTTCTTCTGATTCCACTCATGATTTATAACGGAGCTGAGCAGGCATTTATAAGTGCAGATTTCACCAAG AGTTTTGTCAGCTGTACGAAAGGAGCTGGTGAAGTCGGTTACGTCATGATCGGCTTCGGTGTTGCTGATGCGTTGTCTTCGATAATCTTCGGCCAGCTCGAGAAGTATTCGGGCCGGATTGTGATCTTCTTGTTTGGGGGTGTGGTCCATTTGGCTCTTCTGATTGGCTTTGAACTGTGGAACCCGGAGCACTCGGCAACATGGCAGCTTGTTCTGTTTGCTGTGGGATGGGGTATCGGCGATGCTGTCTGGCAAACACAAATATCAT CTCTGGTAGGTGTGATATTTCCGGAATCTCAGGAGCCTGCCTTCGCAAACTTTCGACTGTGGCAAGCTGTTGGTTTCGCTGTGACCTACGCTCTGACCATCCCGTCTGCTATCTGCATCTCTCACAAGATATACGGACTAATggcatttttatcattttccattATTTGTTACATCATAGAGGAATATTTGATATCAAGACCAGCCCCTCCGTGGACAGATTAA